Proteins found in one Leguminivora glycinivorella isolate SPB_JAAS2020 chromosome 4, LegGlyc_1.1, whole genome shotgun sequence genomic segment:
- the LOC125225744 gene encoding mediator of RNA polymerase II transcription subunit 27: MNQTLNVDQLNSALNSLRTLRSSVSHVFETLSNGLRADHGEDGKDKFLLELQELLNNVNINLRDLDQTVNGLPVPTTLTLNLGNTTYLSQETTQERQAYYTQLVNSYKWTDKVHEYSSFAHTLLSQNSLKRSYINSGNTKRRGKLQSNHNVAPVQVDQVINNIDRSYNDMKITISRPFASNAVVQINLSHVLKAVVAFKGLLMEWVMVKGYGETLDLWTESRHHVFRKVTENAHAAMLHFYSPTLPDLAVRSFMTWLHSYVNLFSEPCKRCSCHLHHTSLLPPAWRDFRTLEPFHDECKQ, encoded by the coding sequence ATGAATCAAACTTTAAATGTGGACCAGCTGAATTCAGCCCTTAATTCGCTACGAACATTACGGTCAAGCGTCAGCCATGTTTTCGAGACGCTTTCAAATGGCTTACGAGCCGACCACGGAGAAGATGGCAAAGACAAATTCCTTTTGGAGCTGCAAGAACTtctaaataatgtaaatattaaCTTGAGGGATTTAGATCAGACTGTAAACGGTCTTCCGGTGCCTACAACACTCACATTAAACTTGGGGAACACGACATACCTCAGCCAAGAAACTACGCAAGAACGCCAAGCATACTACACGCAGTTAGTCAACAGCTACAAGTGGACTGACAAAGTGCACGAGTACAGTTCCTTCGCCCACACATTGCTTAGCCAGAACTCTCTTAAGCGCTCGTACATAAACTCCGGTAACACTAAGAGACGGGGCAAGCTACAAAGCAACCACAACGTAGCACCTGTACAGGTCGATCAAGTCATCAACAACATCGATCGATCCTACAATGACATGAAAATAACTATATCCCGCCCATTTGCGAGCAACGCTGTTGTCCAGATCAATTTGAGTCATGTTTTAAAAGCTGTTGTTGCCTTTAAAGGGCTGCTCATGGAATGGGTAATGGTGAAAGGGTATGGCGAGACTCTAGATTTATGGACAGAGTCTCGACACCATGTCTTCAGGAAGGTTACAGAGAATGCTCATGCAGCTATGCTTCATTTTTACTCCCCAACACTGCCAGACTTAGCAGTGCGTTCATTCATGACATGGTTGCATAGTTATGTAAACCTGTTTAGTGAGCCATGTAAGAGATGCTCATGCCACCTACACCACACGTCGCTGCTGCCGCCAGCGTGGCGTGACTTCCGTACACTGGAACCGTTTCACGATGAATGCAAACAATAG